The genomic interval GCAGCCGCGGCGCGTCCACCGCCGGATTCACCAGCACCGCCTTGAGCCCGTGGCGCTCGGCGAGCCAGGTGGCGTAGTAACCCCCGAGGGAGCTGCCCACCAGGGTGACCGGGGCTTGGAGCTGCCCGATCTCCCGTTCCAGCGTTTCGATCGCCGCCGCAGGTCGGTGCGGCAGCGCGGGCACGCGAAAGTCCGCGCTCTTCCCCAACCGCGTCAGCCGCTCCCGAAGCAGCCGCGCCTTGAACGAAGCGGGGGCGCTGTTGAAGCCGTGGATGTAGCAGATTGCCGGCATCCGAGATCCGTTTTCGTGCTATAAACTGAGCAAGCGCTTGCACTGAGTCGGTGCAGGCGGCCCAAGATGGTGCACCGCGTGATGCCGGGCGGTGGCGGTGCAAGCGCAGCGCGGGCGCTCGACAACGCGTTGCACCAGGGAACCCCTGCCTAGGACGCACGCAGAGGCATCCCAGGCAGGGATTTCGATGATAACGGTCGAGCAGGCGTCAGGATCGTCACCCCTAAGCATGGTACGAAACCTGCTACCCTCATCGACCCGTGTCGGGCACTCGCCCGGCGGCTAGAACCCATCCACCGCCCACGTCGGGCACTTTACGCATGGAGGATAGCGCACCATGAATCGACGCGGATTTCTCAAAAAGACGGCTGCCGGCGCTGCCGCGGGCACCTTGGGCTTTCCGATGATCGCGAAGGCCCAGGCCGCCAAGACCTTCCACTGGAAGATGACCACCACCTGGCCGGCAGGTTCGCCTTTCTACCAGTCCGGACCCGGCAGCGCGGAGGCTTTCGCCAAGAAGGTCGAAGTGATGTCCAACGGGCGGCTGAAGATCAAGGTGTTCGCGGCCGGGGAGCTCCTGCCCGCGTTCGAGGGCTTCGATGCGTGTTCCGCGGGCACGGTGGAGATGAACCACGGCGTCGCCTACTACTGGGCCGGGAAGACCTTCGCTTCCCAGTACTTCGGCACCGTGCCCTTCGGCATGAGCTACTTGGGCCAGCACGCGTGGTTGTGGGAGGGCGGCGGGCTGCAGCTGTGGGAGGAAGTCTACAAGCCTTTCGGCCTGGTGCCGCTGCCGGCGGGTTGCACCGGCGTGCAGATGACCGGCTGGTTCAAGAAGCCGGTCAACTCGGTCGCCGACCTCAAGGGCTTGAAGATGCGCATCCCGGGGCTCGCCGGCAAGGTCTACGCGGCGTTGGGCGTGGACGTAAAGCTGCTGCCCGGCGGCGAAATCTTCCCGGCACTCGAGCGCGGCGTGATCGATGCCGCCGAGTGGGTGGGGCCGTACTTGGATCAGAAACTGGGGCTCCAGAACGCGGCCAAGTACTACTACACCACCGGGTGGCACGAGCCTTCCACCACGACCGAGATCGTGATCAACAAGAAGGCGTGGGATTCGCTCCCCGCCGATCTCAAGGAGATCGTGATCTACACCGCCAAGGCGATGGACATCGAGGGCCTGTTGTGGCTGGAGACCAAGAACGCCCAGGCGCTGAACGAGCTGGTGGAGAAAGACGGCGTGAAAGTCTCGACCCTTCCGCCTGATGTGGTCAAGCGGCTCAAGGAAGCGACAGCGGACACGCTCTCGAGCGCCGCCGCCAAGGACCCGCTGGTGAAGAAGGTCCATGACCACTACTTCGCGTTCAAGAAGAAGCATGACTTCTGGGCCAAGGTGAGCGAGACCCATTTCGCCACCCAGGTGCGCGACCTCTAGCGCCTCGCCCACGCCGGGCCCGTCGCGGGCCCGGCGCCCTTTCCCCGAATCTCCACCAATCAAAGAAAGGAGGGATGCAGCCGTGAGCGCGCTTGAACGGCTTGCCGACGGCATCGACGCCTTCATCGACTGGGTTGGACGCACCACTTCGTGGCTTACCCTCATCCTGGTGCTCCTCATCGCCACCGAGGTCCTGTTGCGCTATGCCTTCAGCCTGGGCGCGGTGTGGGCCCAGGAGCTGGAGTGGCACCTGCTGGCCGTGATCGCCCTGTGGGGCATCGCCTATACGCAGAAAGAGGATGCCCACGTGCGGGTGGACATCTTCTACCAAGGCTACCGCCAGCGCACCCGGGACTGGGTCGAGTTTCTGAGCGCCGTCTTCATCATGGCGCCGATCTCGTTCTACGTGGCTTACCTGTCGATTCCTTTCGTGGAGCACTCGCATGCCATCGGCGAGATTTCGCCGGATCCGGGCGGGCTCACCCACCGGTGGATCCTCAAGTCCTTCGTCACCTCCGGCTTTCTACTGCTGGGGTTGCAGAGCCTGGCGATTGCGCTCAAGCAGGCGGCGATTCTCCTGCGCGGCCGCCGGGAGGGCTGA from Pelomicrobium methylotrophicum carries:
- a CDS encoding YqiA/YcfP family alpha/beta fold hydrolase; translation: MPAICYIHGFNSAPASFKARLLRERLTRLGKSADFRVPALPHRPAAAIETLEREIGQLQAPVTLVGSSLGGYYATWLAERHGLKAVLVNPAVDAPRLLAGYLGRQRNLYTGEEYLLTQAHLDELAALEVPAITRPERYLLLVATGDEVLDYRRAMEKYARARQIVVEGSDHGFSDFADYLDEVLAFAELL
- a CDS encoding TRAP transporter substrate-binding protein, with amino-acid sequence MNRRGFLKKTAAGAAAGTLGFPMIAKAQAAKTFHWKMTTTWPAGSPFYQSGPGSAEAFAKKVEVMSNGRLKIKVFAAGELLPAFEGFDACSAGTVEMNHGVAYYWAGKTFASQYFGTVPFGMSYLGQHAWLWEGGGLQLWEEVYKPFGLVPLPAGCTGVQMTGWFKKPVNSVADLKGLKMRIPGLAGKVYAALGVDVKLLPGGEIFPALERGVIDAAEWVGPYLDQKLGLQNAAKYYYTTGWHEPSTTTEIVINKKAWDSLPADLKEIVIYTAKAMDIEGLLWLETKNAQALNELVEKDGVKVSTLPPDVVKRLKEATADTLSSAAAKDPLVKKVHDHYFAFKKKHDFWAKVSETHFATQVRDL
- a CDS encoding TRAP transporter small permease subunit, which produces MSALERLADGIDAFIDWVGRTTSWLTLILVLLIATEVLLRYAFSLGAVWAQELEWHLLAVIALWGIAYTQKEDAHVRVDIFYQGYRQRTRDWVEFLSAVFIMAPISFYVAYLSIPFVEHSHAIGEISPDPGGLTHRWILKSFVTSGFLLLGLQSLAIALKQAAILLRGRREG